In Ktedonobacteraceae bacterium, one genomic interval encodes:
- a CDS encoding alkaline phosphatase family protein, with translation MNRQLKYHYDFLWDRLRTSKIVRVGFAITILSFVLSFSPILIPRTIADAAPKTTYPIKHIVFMVKENRTFDSMFGTFPGADGATTYKDPHGKIHPLNHQPDQLILDIGHDHYSFLLGYDHGKMDGFSKIPGAIQNVHGKQTDEADSQFYQTDIPNYWQYAQTFALPDEFFYTIQSDSFPNHLFSIAGTDDDVSGIPNFHGQGISPYTWGCDAPKKTTALEIHSNGKKSNVFPCFTFKSLGDLLTAQNISWKTYSPPQKQNGYQWNAYDAIKDIRETSQWNIHFANYDQFVKDAASGSLPTVSWLVQPENVSDHPGTSVCAGENWTVQQINAIMSNKSLWNSTAIFLTWDDFGGFYDHVVPPVGPNKYLEYGFRAPLIVISPYAKPHYIDNTQYTFPSMLKFAETVLGLPSLGGLDKQVNNLINAFDFSQNPLPPLILQTRTCPKLLSGATPQVSDWS, from the coding sequence ATGAACCGGCAACTGAAGTATCATTATGATTTCCTTTGGGACAGGCTGAGAACCTCAAAAATTGTGCGGGTCGGATTCGCTATCACAATTCTGTCGTTTGTACTTAGCTTTAGTCCAATCTTGATCCCGCGAACTATAGCTGATGCTGCTCCCAAAACAACTTATCCCATCAAACACATTGTCTTTATGGTCAAAGAGAACCGTACCTTCGATAGTATGTTCGGCACCTTTCCTGGCGCTGACGGCGCTACTACTTACAAGGATCCTCACGGCAAAATCCATCCCCTGAACCATCAACCTGATCAACTTATTTTGGATATAGGTCACGACCATTACTCCTTCCTCCTTGGCTATGACCATGGCAAAATGGATGGCTTCTCGAAAATCCCTGGGGCTATTCAAAATGTCCACGGGAAACAAACTGATGAAGCCGATTCGCAGTTCTACCAAACAGATATTCCCAACTATTGGCAATATGCGCAAACATTTGCTTTGCCGGATGAATTTTTTTATACCATCCAATCGGATAGCTTCCCCAACCATCTTTTCTCTATTGCCGGAACCGATGATGATGTTTCAGGAATTCCTAACTTCCATGGTCAGGGAATCAGTCCCTATACATGGGGATGTGATGCTCCAAAGAAGACAACGGCATTAGAGATTCACTCAAATGGCAAAAAATCAAATGTCTTTCCATGTTTTACTTTTAAATCACTGGGTGATCTCCTGACGGCCCAAAATATTTCCTGGAAGACTTACTCACCTCCACAAAAGCAAAATGGCTATCAATGGAATGCATATGACGCAATTAAGGATATTCGTGAGACATCACAATGGAATATTCATTTTGCTAATTACGATCAATTTGTAAAGGATGCCGCATCAGGCTCCTTGCCTACAGTCAGCTGGTTAGTTCAACCTGAGAATGTAAGCGATCATCCAGGGACAAGCGTCTGTGCTGGTGAGAACTGGACGGTACAGCAGATCAACGCCATCATGAGTAACAAGTCGTTGTGGAACAGTACTGCAATCTTCCTGACCTGGGATGACTTTGGTGGCTTCTATGATCATGTTGTGCCACCGGTTGGTCCAAACAAATATCTTGAGTACGGCTTTCGCGCGCCCTTGATCGTAATCTCTCCTTATGCGAAGCCGCACTACATCGATAACACCCAGTATACTTTCCCTTCCATGCTGAAGTTCGCGGAAACAGTTCTGGGCTTACCCTCTCTGGGGGGATTGGATAAGCAAGTCAACAATTTGATCAATGCTTTTGATTTCTCCCAGAATCCTTTGCCACCGCTTATCTTGCAAACTCGCACTTGCCCCAAATTATTATCTGGCGCAACTCCACAGGTAAGTGATTGGTCATGA
- a CDS encoding redoxin domain-containing protein: MSIVLLLARLVLAVVFLVAGVGKLLDLKGSRQAMRDFSLPDFLAAPLGTILPFAEIAVTVALIPTASAWWGALGALVLLLLFVAGITYNLTLGRKPDCHCFGVFYSSAIGRSTLIRNLVLAVIAALIVGFGLTTQELSMVAWIGKLNPAEGIGLIFGIIVLALLAAESWLLMEMLRQIGKLTMRLEAVESGKTVSDTPDWVGLPEGEDAPDFALPDLNGEIVTLQSLLSRGEGVMLVFTSPTCGPCEAMMPELGQWIRDYSDRMTFAVISQGSPEHNRAKTAEYGVAPVLLQENREVADAYLVNATPSAVIIRSDGSIHSSVAIGEDEIRDLIMSETRNILEERPKNLPTLNVLGQPNETIYAAVDLPAPNVTLPDLNGNMVQLSDLLGSPTLMIFWSTSCGYCQEMLPRLKAWEARPPKGAPKLLIVSNGTPTENRKQGLRSTVVIDDDFAIAPLFGASGTPMAVLIDENGTLMTKPATGAEEIFELANSTARKYAKGNPKPATV, encoded by the coding sequence ATGAGTATTGTGCTCCTTCTAGCACGCCTGGTACTCGCTGTAGTGTTCCTCGTGGCCGGAGTTGGTAAACTTCTCGACCTCAAAGGGTCGCGACAGGCTATGCGGGATTTTAGCTTGCCAGATTTCCTTGCCGCCCCGCTCGGAACTATTCTACCGTTTGCTGAAATCGCTGTGACAGTAGCCCTCATTCCTACTGCTTCAGCCTGGTGGGGAGCACTGGGAGCACTGGTTTTGCTGCTGCTCTTTGTTGCCGGGATAACCTACAATCTGACGCTTGGGCGCAAACCGGACTGCCACTGTTTTGGTGTGTTCTATTCCTCAGCTATAGGCAGGAGTACGCTTATCCGCAACCTCGTCCTGGCAGTGATCGCGGCCCTCATCGTAGGGTTTGGACTGACTACCCAGGAACTCAGCATGGTGGCCTGGATCGGAAAACTGAATCCCGCTGAAGGCATAGGATTGATTTTTGGCATCATCGTACTTGCGCTGCTTGCCGCCGAAAGCTGGCTCCTGATGGAAATGCTGCGCCAGATTGGCAAATTGACCATGCGCTTAGAGGCAGTGGAATCAGGAAAGACCGTGTCTGATACCCCTGATTGGGTAGGCCTACCTGAGGGAGAGGATGCCCCAGATTTTGCACTTCCCGACCTGAACGGCGAGATTGTTACGCTCCAATCGCTGCTTAGCCGCGGAGAAGGGGTTATGCTTGTATTTACAAGCCCCACCTGCGGTCCTTGCGAGGCGATGATGCCGGAACTTGGCCAATGGATACGCGATTACAGCGATAGAATGACGTTCGCAGTCATCAGCCAGGGCAGTCCCGAACATAATCGTGCCAAGACTGCCGAATACGGTGTCGCTCCTGTACTGCTGCAGGAAAACCGCGAGGTCGCTGACGCTTACCTGGTAAATGCTACTCCCTCCGCGGTAATAATTCGTAGTGATGGCTCGATACATAGTTCCGTAGCCATTGGAGAGGATGAGATTCGTGACCTGATCATGTCCGAGACCAGGAACATCCTCGAAGAAAGGCCAAAAAATCTACCGACCCTGAACGTCCTGGGCCAGCCGAACGAAACTATATATGCAGCAGTTGATTTACCGGCTCCCAATGTAACGCTACCGGACCTGAACGGAAATATGGTCCAGCTTTCCGACCTCCTGGGTAGTCCCACGCTCATGATCTTCTGGAGTACCAGCTGCGGCTATTGCCAGGAGATGCTGCCACGGTTGAAAGCATGGGAAGCGAGACCGCCAAAGGGTGCGCCAAAACTGCTCATCGTTTCAAACGGCACTCCTACTGAGAATAGGAAGCAAGGATTGCGATCTACCGTTGTGATCGACGACGATTTCGCAATCGCTCCTCTCTTTGGAGCATCGGGCACTCCAATGGCAGTACTCATCGACGAAAATGGCACGCTCATGACTAAACCGGCAACCGGTGCCGAAGAAATCTTCGAGCTGGCAAACAGCACCGCCCGTAAATACGCCAAAGGGAATCCCAAACCGGCAACAGTATAG
- a CDS encoding alkaline phosphatase family protein has protein sequence MSGKHRHCRSTSYFTRYICPGCLFALFLLLLIFYAPLSPQSTEIAHAASYPIKHIVIMVKENRTFDSMFGTFPGADGATTYKDPKGKIHPLNHQPDTLAFDIAHSRLAFLIGYDHGKMDGFSKIPGAVQQIGGKSIDVSDSQFYQSDIPNYWQYAQTFALPDHFFYTVDADSFPNHLFSIAATNDDVDLNPQGLGKYIDRWGCDDPKGTTVEERHPNGKVTYAFPCFTFQTLGDLLNAHGLSWKVYSPGQDQNGYEWNTYDAIQDIRETSQWKLHTADYTQFVKDAAAGTLPTVSWLVQPGNVSDHPPESICAGENWTVQQINAVMQNTALWNSTAIFLTWDDFGGFYDHIKPSKGPNPKIEYGLRAPLLVISPYTKPHYIDHTFYSFPSILKFTESILDLPSLGGLDMNANNLIHVFNFQQQPLPPLVLQQRTCPKSSFNPPTDAFYDPA, from the coding sequence ATGAGTGGAAAACACCGGCATTGCCGATCAACAAGTTACTTCACCCGCTATATTTGCCCCGGCTGTCTCTTCGCGCTCTTCCTGCTGCTCCTGATCTTTTATGCTCCGTTGAGTCCACAATCGACAGAGATAGCACACGCTGCTTCTTATCCAATCAAGCATATCGTGATTATGGTCAAAGAGAACCGCACCTTCGATAGTATGTTTGGCACCTTCCCCGGCGCCGATGGAGCCACGACGTACAAGGACCCGAAAGGCAAGATACACCCTTTAAATCATCAACCCGATACTCTTGCTTTCGATATTGCCCACAGCCGCCTGGCCTTTCTGATTGGATACGATCACGGCAAAATGGATGGCTTCTCAAAGATTCCGGGCGCGGTACAGCAGATTGGGGGAAAGTCTATCGATGTTTCGGACTCCCAGTTCTACCAGTCGGACATTCCCAATTACTGGCAATACGCTCAAACTTTTGCTCTTCCCGATCACTTTTTCTACACGGTTGACGCCGATAGTTTCCCGAATCATCTCTTCTCCATCGCTGCCACAAACGATGATGTGGATCTAAACCCCCAGGGTCTCGGCAAATACATAGACAGATGGGGATGCGATGATCCGAAAGGCACCACCGTTGAAGAGCGCCACCCCAACGGTAAAGTCACCTATGCCTTCCCATGTTTTACGTTTCAGACGCTTGGCGACCTCCTGAACGCTCATGGACTCTCCTGGAAGGTCTACTCCCCCGGCCAGGACCAGAATGGCTATGAATGGAACACATACGACGCGATTCAGGATATTCGCGAGACATCTCAATGGAAGTTGCATACCGCCGACTACACGCAGTTCGTCAAGGATGCCGCGGCTGGAACGCTGCCAACAGTAAGCTGGTTGGTGCAGCCGGGCAATGTAAGCGATCATCCACCTGAGAGCATTTGCGCTGGAGAAAACTGGACGGTGCAACAGATCAACGCGGTGATGCAGAATACAGCGTTATGGAATAGTACAGCCATCTTCCTGACCTGGGATGATTTTGGCGGCTTCTATGATCACATCAAGCCCTCGAAAGGACCTAACCCCAAGATCGAATATGGCCTTCGCGCTCCGCTGCTGGTCATTTCGCCATATACGAAGCCACACTATATTGACCACACCTTCTACTCCTTCCCATCGATACTGAAATTTACCGAGTCAATACTGGACCTTCCCTCATTAGGTGGGCTGGATATGAACGCCAACAACCTGATACATGTCTTCAATTTTCAACAGCAACCATTGCCGCCACTTGTGCTGCAGCAAAGAACGTGTCCGAAATCGTCTTTCAATCCGCCTACGGACGCCTTTTACGATCCAGCTTAG
- a CDS encoding alkaline phosphatase family protein, giving the protein MKQFSAWQRLTIATIIRIAGTLGLLLLLVCFDRVPKPQVVAAVTSHSYPIQHIVIMVKENHTFDNLFGTFPGADGATTYKDPNGKVHPLNHEPDMLFFDVAHDHAAFLTAYDHGKMDGFSLLPGAIEIYGVLKLDVADAQFYQSDIPNYWQYAQTFALPDHFFYTIQGPSFPGHLFSIAATDDDVDANPILKGKYVNNWGCDSSKGTTVEELHSNGKVSHVFPCFTFPTLGDLLTARGISWKSYAPGFNQTGYEWDAFDSIQDIRDSNQWKQHNADYSQFVKDATAGTLPTVSWLVQPTSVSDHPGESMCAGENWTVQQINAIMQNKTLWNTTAIFLTWDDFGGLYDHVVPPVGPNPQIEFGFRAPLIVISPYARPHYIDSTQYNFASMLKFVETVLDLPSLGEMDKQAHNLINVFNFSQQALPPLVLKQRKCPPPPAGRPMNPITDIS; this is encoded by the coding sequence ATGAAGCAGTTCTCAGCCTGGCAACGTTTGACTATAGCCACCATCATTCGTATTGCCGGTACTCTTGGACTTCTGCTGTTGCTGGTTTGCTTTGACCGGGTACCAAAGCCTCAGGTAGTGGCAGCCGTTACTTCCCATTCGTATCCTATTCAGCATATCGTGATTATGGTCAAAGAGAACCACACCTTCGACAATCTGTTTGGCACCTTCCCTGGAGCCGATGGAGCCACAACCTATAAAGACCCAAATGGCAAGGTTCATCCCCTCAATCATGAACCTGATATGCTGTTTTTCGATGTCGCCCATGACCACGCGGCATTTCTTACCGCTTACGACCATGGCAAGATGGATGGCTTCTCCCTCCTCCCAGGTGCAATTGAGATTTACGGAGTGCTTAAACTCGACGTTGCCGATGCTCAATTCTACCAATCGGATATTCCCAATTACTGGCAATACGCGCAGACCTTTGCGCTGCCTGACCACTTCTTCTACACCATTCAGGGACCCAGCTTCCCCGGCCACCTCTTCTCAATCGCCGCAACCGACGATGACGTTGATGCCAATCCCATATTGAAAGGGAAATATGTCAATAACTGGGGATGTGATTCAAGCAAAGGTACGACAGTAGAAGAGCTTCATTCCAACGGCAAAGTATCACATGTATTTCCCTGCTTCACCTTTCCTACGCTTGGAGATCTCTTAACAGCGCGAGGCATTTCCTGGAAATCCTACGCGCCCGGCTTCAACCAGACTGGATACGAATGGGATGCCTTCGACTCGATTCAAGATATCCGCGATAGTAACCAGTGGAAACAGCATAATGCCGATTACAGCCAGTTCGTCAAGGATGCCACAGCCGGAACCTTACCTACCGTAAGCTGGCTCGTGCAGCCCACCAGTGTGAGCGACCACCCGGGGGAGAGCATGTGCGCCGGCGAGAACTGGACGGTGCAACAGATCAATGCTATTATGCAAAACAAAACGCTGTGGAATACAACCGCTATCTTCCTCACCTGGGATGATTTTGGCGGACTCTATGATCATGTAGTGCCACCCGTTGGTCCTAACCCTCAAATTGAGTTTGGATTCCGCGCTCCCCTCATTGTCATCTCTCCCTATGCCAGGCCCCACTACATTGACTCTACCCAGTACAATTTTGCGTCGATGCTCAAGTTCGTGGAAACAGTTTTGGACCTGCCTTCTCTTGGTGAGATGGATAAGCAGGCCCATAACCTGATCAATGTATTCAACTTTAGCCAGCAGGCTTTACCGCCGCTCGTCTTAAAGCAGCGCAAGTGTCCGCCTCCACCGGCAGGCAGGCCGATGAATCCAATTACCGATATATCGTGA
- a CDS encoding redoxin domain-containing protein: MSVLLLLARLVLVVVFIVAGVGKLFDLKGSQQAMRDFGLPNLLAAPLGVLLPFAELAVAVALVVSASAWWGAIGAAILLLLFVAGIGYNLTSGRRPDCHCFGVFYSSTISSATLIRNVILAVVAGIVIALGRVDAGPGMVAWIGALSIAQDIELVVAIIFAILLLAEGWVLVEAVRSIGRILGRLDALETRLEQVPEMSSEKPGLEVDSDAPTFELPDLDGNLVSLESLCARGKPVLLVFISPTCGPCSAMLPDLAEWQSKHTDRLTFAVISQGSAEDNRAKIGNYDIHPVLLQKDAEVAQAYLIRGTPTGVIVKADGGISSPLAEGEDEIRELVEEATVILPSRPGQLPILHPTIPNTSAPEPPKVGELAPDITMPDLDGNLINLGDFLGKPTLVLFWSTSCGYCQAMLRDLKAWEAKPPKDAPQLLVISSGNPKENRAQGIRAPIMLDDSHYAQRMFGVNGTPIAVLLDENGYVISEPAVGANEVLALAKKPIRSKAKPKPAAV; the protein is encoded by the coding sequence ATGAGTGTCCTACTCCTGCTGGCACGTCTGGTGCTTGTTGTGGTGTTCATCGTGGCTGGTGTTGGCAAGCTCTTCGATCTCAAAGGTTCGCAGCAGGCCATGCGAGACTTCGGTTTGCCCAATCTTCTCGCGGCCCCACTCGGAGTCCTGCTGCCATTTGCGGAGCTTGCTGTAGCAGTAGCGCTTGTAGTTTCAGCCTCGGCCTGGTGGGGAGCTATTGGCGCGGCAATCTTGCTACTACTGTTTGTCGCAGGCATCGGCTATAATCTCACTTCCGGTCGCAGGCCAGATTGTCACTGCTTTGGCGTATTCTACTCCTCTACTATTAGCAGCGCGACACTGATCCGCAATGTGATTCTTGCTGTCGTAGCCGGTATCGTTATTGCGCTCGGACGAGTGGATGCCGGACCAGGCATGGTAGCATGGATTGGTGCTCTGTCTATTGCGCAAGACATCGAGCTGGTGGTTGCGATCATCTTCGCTATCTTGCTGCTGGCAGAGGGTTGGGTACTCGTTGAGGCAGTGCGCTCGATTGGACGCATACTGGGACGGCTAGACGCGTTAGAGACACGTCTGGAGCAGGTTCCTGAAATGTCAAGCGAGAAACCAGGATTAGAGGTGGACTCTGATGCTCCAACATTTGAACTCCCCGACCTGGATGGGAACCTTGTCTCGCTTGAAAGCCTCTGCGCTCGTGGTAAACCGGTCCTGCTCGTATTCATCTCTCCAACTTGCGGGCCCTGCTCTGCTATGCTGCCAGATCTCGCGGAGTGGCAAAGTAAACACACAGACCGGCTCACTTTTGCGGTCATCAGCCAGGGTAGTGCCGAGGACAACCGTGCCAAGATTGGAAATTACGACATTCATCCCGTGCTTTTGCAGAAGGACGCCGAGGTGGCCCAGGCTTACCTGATACGAGGCACCCCCACAGGAGTCATTGTTAAAGCGGATGGAGGGATTAGCAGTCCTCTTGCCGAGGGTGAAGACGAGATTCGTGAACTTGTTGAAGAGGCGACCGTCATCCTCCCATCCAGACCTGGACAGTTGCCCATATTGCATCCTACTATACCCAATACCTCCGCACCTGAGCCTCCGAAAGTTGGCGAACTTGCTCCCGATATCACCATGCCGGACCTTGATGGAAACCTGATCAATCTGGGTGATTTCCTGGGGAAGCCGACCCTGGTTCTCTTCTGGAGTACAAGCTGCGGCTACTGTCAGGCCATGTTGCGGGATCTGAAAGCCTGGGAAGCAAAGCCACCAAAGGATGCGCCACAGTTGCTGGTCATTTCCAGTGGCAATCCAAAAGAAAACAGGGCGCAGGGTATCCGCGCTCCAATCATGCTTGATGATAGCCATTACGCACAGCGCATGTTTGGGGTAAATGGCACTCCAATCGCAGTACTGCTTGATGAAAATGGTTATGTTATCTCCGAACCGGCCGTTGGAGCAAACGAGGTTCTGGCCCTGGCTAAAAAACCCATTCGTAGCAAGGCTAAACCTAAACCGGCAGCAGTCTAG
- a CDS encoding class I SAM-dependent methyltransferase produces MNEYMQSNLEWWNEAAQIHVRGDAYELAAFKAGKSKLKPLELTEVGDVAGKSLLHLQCHFGLDTLSWARLGATVTGVDFSDQAIQLAKAISRDVGIGANFICSNIYDLRSNFPPAAQFDIVFTSYGAIGWLPDLQAWGQLIADYLKPGGFFYIAEGHPFMWTIDEKGPELKVGYPYFSSEPIKDESQGTYAEKEAEMEHHTTYGWNHSFSEIFSSLLAAGLRIDFLHEHPFCAWDPFPEMEEDENKFWRFKDPQKRKLLPLMFSLKATKPI; encoded by the coding sequence ATGAACGAATATATGCAGTCCAACCTGGAATGGTGGAACGAAGCTGCTCAGATACATGTCCGGGGAGATGCATACGAACTGGCAGCATTTAAGGCAGGTAAATCGAAGCTCAAACCACTCGAGCTGACTGAAGTTGGGGACGTAGCGGGCAAATCGCTGCTGCACCTGCAATGCCACTTTGGACTCGATACGCTATCATGGGCAAGATTGGGAGCAACGGTAACAGGCGTCGATTTTTCCGACCAGGCCATTCAGCTGGCAAAGGCCATCAGCAGGGATGTCGGAATAGGCGCAAATTTTATCTGCTCCAATATTTACGATTTACGCAGCAACTTTCCTCCCGCTGCCCAATTCGATATCGTCTTTACTTCCTACGGGGCTATCGGTTGGCTCCCTGATCTGCAAGCCTGGGGACAACTTATCGCCGACTACCTCAAACCGGGAGGATTTTTCTATATAGCCGAAGGGCATCCTTTTATGTGGACTATTGACGAAAAGGGACCGGAGCTGAAAGTTGGGTACCCTTATTTTTCGTCAGAACCCATAAAAGATGAATCGCAAGGCACCTATGCCGAGAAAGAAGCAGAGATGGAGCATCATACGACCTATGGATGGAATCATTCCTTTAGCGAGATTTTCAGCTCGCTGCTCGCAGCTGGCTTGCGCATTGATTTTCTACACGAACACCCGTTTTGCGCCTGGGATCCTTTCCCAGAAATGGAAGAGGACGAGAATAAATTCTGGCGCTTCAAAGATCCACAAAAGCGGAAGCTGTTGCCGCTGATGTTCTCGCTAAAAGCCACAAAGCCGATCTAA
- a CDS encoding amino acid permease has protein sequence MATTQKNSLWRVKPVDLILKQSDEHEHGLKRVLGSFSITLLGIGAIVGTGIFVLTGVAAAKYAGPGLILSFVLAGIVSGLAAICYAEFASTVPIAGSAYTYSYATLGELIAWIIGWDLILEYAVGAAAVSIGWSGYLVDLLKGAFGVTLPRALTASPFSGGIINLPAFLIILVITGLLILGTSESTKVNNTIVVIKLAVILFFLVIGFGHINAGNWNPFLPFGVGGIFRGASIIFFAYIGFDQISTSAEEARNPARDLPIGIFMSLLICTVLYILVTAVLTGVVRYTQLNVASPVSHALILLGLNAAGSIISVGALCGLTTVLIVLLFGQSRIFFSMARDGLLPRFFSIIHPRFRTPYLSSLLVGIVVALVAGLTPIDVVAELTNIGTLAAFVLVSIAVLILRRTQPNLRRGFRVPLVPLIPILSVIGSIVLIVSLPWVTLVRFVVWLVIGLVIYFLYSRRNSRLQEGAGNYAGDSMVEKGA, from the coding sequence ATGGCAACGACACAAAAGAACTCATTGTGGCGAGTCAAACCGGTTGATCTTATTCTGAAACAAAGTGACGAGCATGAGCATGGACTCAAGCGGGTATTGGGTTCTTTCAGTATCACGCTGCTGGGTATTGGCGCTATTGTCGGTACCGGTATTTTCGTATTAACCGGTGTTGCGGCAGCGAAGTATGCCGGGCCGGGACTGATCCTTTCATTTGTCCTGGCAGGCATTGTGAGCGGCCTGGCGGCAATCTGCTATGCTGAATTCGCAAGTACCGTACCCATAGCAGGCAGCGCCTACACCTACTCTTATGCGACGCTCGGTGAGCTGATTGCCTGGATTATTGGCTGGGACCTGATCCTGGAATATGCAGTGGGTGCAGCGGCTGTCAGTATTGGCTGGTCTGGGTACCTGGTTGACCTGCTTAAGGGTGCTTTCGGTGTAACCCTGCCCAGGGCGCTCACTGCATCTCCTTTTTCGGGCGGCATCATCAACCTGCCTGCCTTTCTCATCATTCTCGTTATCACAGGTCTGCTGATTCTGGGTACGTCTGAAAGCACCAAAGTCAATAATACCATCGTGGTCATCAAGCTCGCGGTGATTTTGTTCTTTCTTGTGATAGGCTTTGGCCATATCAATGCAGGAAATTGGAATCCATTCCTGCCTTTCGGCGTTGGGGGTATTTTCCGTGGCGCCAGCATCATCTTCTTCGCCTACATTGGCTTTGACCAGATTTCAACCTCGGCGGAGGAGGCGCGCAATCCTGCTCGCGATTTGCCAATCGGTATCTTCATGAGTCTGTTGATCTGTACCGTTCTCTATATCCTGGTAACAGCGGTACTGACCGGGGTAGTGCGGTACACGCAGTTGAATGTGGCATCGCCTGTATCGCATGCGCTCATCTTGCTCGGTCTGAACGCTGCTGGATCAATCATCTCGGTGGGTGCCCTTTGTGGCTTGACGACGGTCTTGATCGTGCTGCTTTTTGGTCAGAGCCGCATCTTCTTCTCGATGGCGCGCGATGGCCTTCTGCCGCGTTTCTTCTCAATCATTCACCCGCGTTTCCGCACACCATACCTGTCGAGCCTGCTTGTTGGAATCGTCGTGGCGCTGGTTGCTGGTCTTACACCGATTGACGTGGTGGCTGAATTGACCAATATTGGGACATTGGCCGCATTCGTACTGGTTTCCATCGCCGTCCTGATCCTGCGGCGCACGCAGCCCAACCTGCGGCGTGGATTCCGCGTGCCTCTAGTACCCTTGATTCCCATCCTCTCCGTCATTGGTTCGATTGTGCTGATTGTTAGCCTGCCGTGGGTAACGCTTGTGAGATTCGTTGTCTGGCTGGTAATCGGACTGGTCATTTACTTCCTCTATAGCAGGCGCAACAGCCGCTTGCAAGAGGGGGCAGGGAACTATGCAGGAGATAGTATGGTTGAAAAAGGGGCTTAG
- a CDS encoding glycosyltransferase family 9 protein, with amino-acid sequence MIFRIAYIGDTMIAFPLLRALRAKYRNDHITYIGNPITLPLADAWGLADEAMAQDGNLSIELYSNEGLSAPHWLRVFQQTDLAISLMRNKTDELVQNLRRAGAREVIAADEFQAGSSSKHVLQKLAESIGINNLDASNVPPFRLKENDFNPARRPITIHPGRGKEDARCWKAASYATLITRLVRDGQSVIVLAGPVDQDQLKEVLKRLPSSLPSGMVSVMKNVPLLEVAKVMEKSKCYIGTDCGMTHMAALTGVPVVALFGPVYPLPPLGPRVELIKERLERLSVDRVLASIQKYM; translated from the coding sequence GTGATTTTTCGTATAGCCTACATCGGTGACACGATGATTGCTTTTCCTCTGCTGCGCGCGTTGCGCGCGAAATATCGCAACGATCATATCACGTATATAGGCAATCCGATTACATTACCGCTCGCTGACGCCTGGGGACTTGCTGATGAGGCCATGGCACAGGATGGGAACCTATCGATTGAACTGTACTCGAATGAGGGCCTTTCCGCTCCTCACTGGTTGCGTGTATTTCAACAGACCGATCTGGCCATTTCCCTGATGCGCAATAAGACTGACGAACTGGTACAGAATTTGCGCAGGGCCGGTGCCAGAGAAGTCATCGCTGCTGATGAATTTCAGGCGGGCTCCTCCTCCAAACATGTGTTGCAGAAGCTAGCCGAATCAATTGGCATAAACAATCTCGATGCTAGCAATGTTCCCCCTTTTCGCTTGAAAGAGAATGATTTCAATCCTGCCAGGCGCCCGATCACGATTCATCCAGGCCGGGGCAAAGAGGATGCGAGATGCTGGAAAGCCGCCTCCTATGCCACGTTGATAACGCGACTTGTACGCGATGGGCAGTCTGTGATTGTGCTGGCCGGACCAGTTGATCAGGATCAACTCAAAGAAGTGCTGAAGCGCCTTCCATCTTCGCTGCCATCAGGCATGGTATCGGTTATGAAGAACGTGCCGCTTCTGGAGGTGGCGAAAGTGATGGAAAAGAGCAAATGCTATATAGGAACCGACTGCGGAATGACGCATATGGCGGCATTGACCGGGGTGCCTGTCGTCGCGCTTTTCGGCCCGGTCTACCCTTTGCCCCCTTTAGGGCCACGGGTGGAGTTGATAAAGGAGCGGCTGGAGCGTTTATCTGTGGATAGAGTGCTTGCAAGCATACAGAAATACATGTGA